In Ureibacillus thermophilus, the genomic stretch CAATTCCGATCCAATTTACGGAAGAGGAACAGAAAGTATACCAAATGATTCAATCTTTAAAAGAACGCACAAGCCTTTTCAGCAATTCTTTCGCCATGACCACCTTGTTGAAAGAGATGTGTTCAAGCAAAGAGGCGGCTTATTTGACCCTCGTTAAATTGAAAGAAAAAGTTCAAAGGCAGGAAGAAATAGATTATATAGATGAAATTATAGAAAAAATGTCCAACTTAGAAATTAATTCGAAGGCTGAAAAAACCTATGAAATTATTCAAAAGGCAAAAGATAAGGTCATTATCTTTACAGAATATCGGGCAACGCAGCATTATTTGCAATGGTACTTATATCAAAAAGGCATAAAAAGTGTCTTGTTTAATGGAAAGTTTAGTAAAAACAAACGGGATTGGATGAGGCAATTGTTCCGGGATTATGCGGATGTCCTCATAGCAACAGAATCCGGCGGTGAAGGCATCAACTTGCAATTTTGCCACCATGTTATAAATTTTGATTTACCTTGGAATCCAATGAAAATTGAACAGCGAATAGGCCGCGTCCACCGATTTGGACAGGAGCAGGATGTATACATTTACAATCTTGCCATTCAAAATACCATTGAAGACCGGATTTTGGATTTATTGACAAATAAAATCAATGTATTTGAAAAAGTGGTCGGTGAATTGGATGATATTTTAACAAACAAAGTAGAGGAACGGATTTACCAATCTCCAAACTTTGTTTCAAATTTTGATTTTGAAGATTACGGTTTGGAAGGGGAACTTGGATTTACCTAATCGATTATTGAGAGGTGCTAAAAGATGTTAGCTGAACAAATCCATGATTATTTGCGCACATTTTTCACCGTCACTGGATGTGAAATAACAGAGGAAGCACCGGACTATTTAACGGTGCAATTAACGGCCGATATTGACAAACGCATTATGAATCGCCCCTTCTATTGGCAATTCGTTGAAAGTACAAAAGCAGAGCCGAATCCTTTAAAAGTAACTTTCATTACAAAGAAACATGAAAACCAAGACATTCGCGGCGAATATATCCACTACGGCTCCATGCGAATGCATCAAATTTTTCAGGCGACAAAAGATTTAGGATGCTTTGTTCAAATGTATGAAAATATGGAAGGGGCAAGTTTATTTCCTTGGGTGGGCGCAAATTTTAAAGTTTCTTATCATACCGACCAAACAAAAGAAATGCTTTTTTCGTTGGGCATCAATTTAATCCATGGAAGTGTTAAAAGCAATTTTCAAGATTGGCTGATTGAACGGACACTGACGAAGGAATTTCCGAAAAACGCCTATTGTCTTCCTTATATTGTTTCACCAATCAGAGCCATTGAAAGATTAGAGACAGCTATTGAAAACTATATCGGTCATGATGATATGACTTGGGCGGAGGAGGCCGAGAAACGATGGAGAAGGGAACAGGAAATTTTAAATCATTTCTATGAGGGAGTCATTGAGAAACCGGAAGTCTATGAGATTGAAAAGGAAGCTCTTAGAGAACGTTTTCAGCCGCGAATTAAAATAGAAATAGTAAGCGGCGGAATTTTTTATTTAAAATAGATCGTAACAAAGGGGGCGTCTGAAAATGATATGCTCCCTATTAGGTAGACAGATGAAAAAATAAAAATTCATCTGACCTAATAGGGGGCTTTCATTATGACCTTTTACAAGTATCCTAAAGAGTTTATGTTAAAACTGATTCATTTCTATTTAATGGGTGATTATTCATTTGAAAAGCTTGCTCGTCAATATAAAATTCACCAAAGCACTTTAAAAGAATGGGTTCGAAAGTATGAAGCTTTTGGTGAAGCGGTCTTTCACTTTAACTTTTCTCCACGATGCTATACAAGAGAACAGAAGATTCAAGAGGTGGAGGATTATTTATCTGGTGAATATTCTTTACTCGAATTAATGAAAAAACATCAAATTTCAGGTAGAACGATTTTAATGAAGTGGGTGAAAAAGTATACTAGTCATTGTGATATAAAAGATTCGGGTAAAGGATTGAGTAAAACAATGACAAAAGGTAGAAAAACAACCCTACTAGAACGAATGGAGATAGTCGATTTTTGCTTAAAGCACCATAAAAATTATCAATTAGCAGCCCAAACTTATCAAGTTTCTTATCAACAGGTATACCAATGGGTGAAAAAATTTGAGTTACATGGAGAAGAAGGCCTACAAGATCGCCGTGGACGCACAAAATCAGAGGCTGAATTAACGACGGAATGTCCTTTGTAAAGCAGCAACTTTTTCGCACTGGCGAATTGACGAGTTCCATCGGATTTTTTCCTTTTGTATATTCAAAAAACCAAGATTTATTTGAAAAACGTTGCCATACTTTTGTATCCTCAAGTATTTCGATATCTTCAAAAGCTCGGTCTGCCAGCAGAGGATTTTGTAGCAATACATTATAATTCCACAACATATACCCGAAGATGTTCTCCCAAAGAGTAAGAGGAGAGATGGTTGTTGTTTGGCGAAGTTGTACAATAATTTGATGGGCTTGATACAGGATTTTTGAAATGACATATTCCCTTTCATTTTCTTCTACATAGCGGAAGTCTGTAGGAGTAATGTATGTTCCGAGCGTATCCATACCATATTCAAGTACATGGAAGTAACGAACATCTTCTAATTTTCCGTCCCAAATTTCATCATAAGCAGTGAGAAAATAAAATTGAGTAGCAACGAATAATCCAAAGCGACAGCTGAAATGGGATATAGCTGCCGCCTCTGTACTTGCTTGAGTAATTTCCATCATGAGCTTCAGAAAATCCTTTAGAAAAAATTCTTTATGTATATTTTCCAATGTAAATAAAGGGTTTTTCGGCTCTTCTGTAACAATACTATAGGAATTTAGGAAAGTAAGTTGTTCATATGTTAAAACGGGCATCGTATCACCTCTATGTTATTTCACTGTGTTTAACATAACATGTTTTTGCTGATTTTGTTTGGAGATGATATAGAAGGGGAAAGCCAAACGTCATTTGAGAAGTTTGGCTTTTTCTGATAGGTCTGATTTTTTTCCGATAATCGCTGTGTGATAGCTATGAAGTAGCATGCCTACGATAATAATCGCAAGACCGAAAAGTGCAATTGGATCTGGTAGAGGAACTCCAAGTATCATCATTTCTCCGATAATGACAAATACGACTTCCATTGACTGAGTTGCTTCTACTGCAGCAAGTTTTCCTTGATGATCTCGCACGCGGTCTGTGGCAATAAAGAACAACGTCGTCGCGATTACACCGGAACTAACAGCGACGATAAAGGATTGTATGACTTGGTTCATGGAAGGGAGCCCCACTGTACAAATGGCAATAACAGCTAAAATAATCCAAGCTGGCAGTGATGCAATGGTCATACCAAGCACCCGCTCAAACGCATCGATTCGACTGCCACATAACTCCATCATTTTTCGGTTACCAAGCGGATAACTAAAGGCAGCGATGACTACCGGAATCACTCCAAGCAGTAAGTGATTGAAAGTTACCTCTTTTCCTTGAGGTATTTGAATAAGCATAATACCGATTAGAATAATGCTTGAAATGAATAAGGAAGTGAGCGGTATTTTTTGACGTATGATTTTGTTATCTACGACGGTTACAAATAACGGTGCAAGAAGTACACCGGCAACAATCGTTAGCTGCCACGTTCCTGACACAAGCCAACCAGGTCCATAAGCTGCTGCAAAAGTGAGTGGTGCGTAAAAAAGAACAAAGCCCACGAAACTCCAAAGTAACCATTTTGAAGTATTTTCTCTCATTTCTCTATGTAAATTTTCAAAACCTGTTCGATAAGAGACAATGGCGATAAGGAAGGGGAGCATAAAGAAAAATCTTAGTGAAGAACTCCAAAGCCAACTTCCTCCACTTAACTCCATGGACCGATTTAAAATAAAAGTGACCGCAAAAAATAAGGCTGCAAATATGCCAAGAGTGATTTCTTTCATTATTAATACCTACTTTCTGAGAGAAAACATCGAAAAATTCTATACTACAAATATATTAACAGAATATTCAAACATGATTTATTTCGTTTCTGCCTCAAAGAGTTTGATTTCGTACTGTAATTCTCCTAGTGGACCACCATCCATCGTATAAGCAAAATCCGCACCGAAAGCTTTGACATCAAATTTATGTGGCCCACGACCGATTTCTTCATCAGGAGTAAAGGCAACTCGAATTTTTCCGTGTTTAATTTCAGGATGATTTACTAAATATTCCATTGCCGTCATAATCTCTGCAATTCCAGCTTTATCATCTGCTCCCAGTAACGTCGTGCCGTCTGTTGTAATCAATGTTTGTCAGACATAATTTTTTAAATTTGGGAATTGGTTAGGGGATAGAGTGCATTCATCGTTTAATTGAATTTCTCCGCCGTCATAATTGTCAATTCGTTTCGGTTGGACATTTGTTCCAGAAAAATCTGGTGATGTATCAACATGAGCTAAAAAACCAATAGTTGGTACAGGCTTATCTGTATTGGCTGGTAATGTGGCAAATAAGTAGCCATTCTCGTCCAATGTGATGTCTGTGAGTCCAATCTCTGCTAGTTCATCTTTTAGTACATTTAATAAATCCCATTGTTTTTTCGTAGAAGGGGTTGTAGAGCTTTCCGGATCAGATTGTGTCGATTTTAGCGTATCGAATCAATCGTTCAATAACTTTTTCTTTCATGACGCTGCCTCCTTATTAATACTGCCACTATTGTATCATTTTTCCTTTTTTATGATGAGAAAAATGATGTGTCATTGAAATTATTGAAACTATTTATAGCTACCTACCGTAGAATAGAAGAAGGATGGTGAAAGGGATGACACAATAACTCATCACGACTCTAATATTTTCTATTATTACAACGATTCTTATCGTTCCAATTACTAGAAGATTGCCGAAAGAAGCTACATTATCATTTAAACAATTCTTGAAATCATTACTATTTGTATTCATCGGTAGCTGGATTATTTATTTTCTATTCGTATCACTAGTGTTGCATTAATTTAATTTTAATATTAAAAAGACTCACAATCTTCACTTATTTTATTTTGTGAAAAGAAAAAGTCCTTTATAATGGATAAGTCAGGTGATAACCCGTCCAAATCCACTAAAAAGGACCAAACTCATGGACAAGATTACACGAAAAACTTCATTTGGACAATGGTTTTCGCCAATAAATCTTCAATTATTTGAAGAACAGGTGAAAACGATGAAATTAGATTACTATACGAAAAAATTAACGACAGAGTCATTTCTAAAATTACTGCTTTTTGCGCAATTGGAAGAAATCGAAAGTCTCCATGCGCTAAGCGATTGCCTTTTTGATGACCAACTTCAAAAAGGGGTCGACCTTCATTCTATTAGTATTTCACAGTTGTCACGGCGATTAAATGGTATAAACCCAGATCTATTTCAAAAGCTTTTTCTTGATTTAGTCGCAAAAATTCATGCCAAAACACCATACACAAAACGGGTCATGCCTTTAAAAATCATTGATTCAAGCACATTGCCACTTAATTTGACCAATCATAAATGGGCGAAGTTTCGCAAAACAAAGGCTGGTGTAAAGCTGCATTTGCGCCTTGTGTTTATGGAAAAGGGGATAACCTATCCTGAAAAAGCTTTGATGACAACGGCAAGAGAACATGACCGTGGACAGCTTGAAATCATGGTGGATGACAAGGAATGCATGTATGTGTTTGACTTAAAACTTCATCACGCCATCTTTCAATAGAAAATGTTTACTATATAAGTTATGAATATATTCAGCTTTTTTGTAAAAAAATAGTAGTAAATTCCGTTTATAAAGATGTGCATATCAAAAAAACATCATTTTCTCAAAAGGAGAAAATGATGTTTTTTAGTCTTATTTTGGAGAAACAAGGATTTTTATTTGCTGTTTATCGTTAACTAATGTTTCGAATCCTTCTTTCACGATATCATCAATTTTAATACGTTTTGTAACTAATTGTTCAGCAGGGAAGTATCCTTTTGTCATTAAATTCATAACCGCTGGGAAAATGTCTCGATATGCGATAATTCCTTTTACAGTGCGTTCTGATAACACAATATTATTTGGTTGGAGTGATGCTTCTTTTTCCCAAATAGAAACAATTACTGTTTCACCCTCAAATGTTGTTGAATCAATTGCTTGTTTTAATACTGCTGGTACACCTGTTACTTCAAATGCAACATCTACCCCACCATTTGTAAGCTCTTTAATTTTAGCTACTACATCCTCTTCTTCAGCTGGATTCATTACAGCAGTTGCACCAAGTTCTAAAGCTTTCTCTCTGCGCTCTTTTGAAAGTTCGACTGCATAAATCTCTGATGCACCTGCTACTTTTAATGCTTCAATTACTAATAAACCAATTGGCCCTGCACCAAATACAACCGTTTTATCTCCCGCTTTCAATTTGCTCATGCGAACTGCATGTAATGCCACTGCAGCTGGTTCTACTAAAGCACCTTGCTCAAGTGATAACCCTTCTGGCATTTTGTGCACCCAACGTTCATCCACTACAGTATATTCCGAGAAGCCTCCGCCGCCTCCTGATAGACCATGAAACCCCAAATGTTTACAAATATTATATTTTCCTTTTAAACATGCTGGACATTGACCACAAGCTAAAATTGGTTCTACTACAACTTTGTCTCCTACTTTTACCTTTGTAACCCCTTCACCTACTTCGACAACTGTTCCAGAAAATTCATGCCCCATTACAATTGGAGCCATTTCTTTACTTATTGGGTGAGGTTTTTCAACAGGAATAAAAATTGGACCCGCCACATATTCATGAAGATCGCTTCCACAAATGCCTGTCCACGCAACTTGGATTTTTACACGTCCTGGTGTTACTTTAGGTTCATTAATGTCTTCTACACGAATGTCTTTTGCATTGTACCAAAGTGCCGCTTTCACGAGTATCACACTCCAATTCAAATATTTACTACCAAAAAGTAGTAATTATATTTTACAAAACATTCCTATGATTATCTGTGGATAGAATGTTAAATTTTTTTAATATTTTTTAAAAATCATTGTTCTCAAGAAATTCTGCAAGAAATGTTTTATTCTCATTTAGAGTTAACGAAAAACGAAGCTGTGACGATGATTCAAAAAAACTATCAAATGGATATCGAAATTTTCGATGAAATTGAAGGGGAAATTTTAACTATGTCAGATTATATCGCAGCGGGGATTGTTATGCAGTTTTATTATCGTTTTCAATGTCCATATATTTATTATTTTGAATTCCTTAGTTATTCATTGAAATTTCTTCATTATTTATAGGTATTGGATACTTAACCTCAGAAAAGTTTTTGATTAGTAGTTCCTCTTTGACCATTTGTCCGGTTACTTTATCATATGTCTTTTTCCAAATTTCATTTTGACGATAGTTTTTTCCGTCCTTTTGTAAAAATTGATGGTTTCTTTCTTCGATATGGTAGGAATATGGCATTTCTTCATTACTAAAAATAGCACCTTTTAAATGTTTATCTGTTACCCATACTTTTATTTGGAAAGATTGGTTAGTTGGATTATAAAAACGTAAATCTACGTAGTTATAAAAAACACTTGCTCCGCTTCCAAAAGGCAGTGTCCTCCCGGAGTCAGGAAACGGGTCAAAACTATGGTGATGTCTTTCAATAACAACGAGAGGAGTATGTAAAGCCATCCAATAAAGTAAATTAGCAAGCTGGCAAATTCCACCGCCAATACCCGTTTTCACTTCTCCCATTTTGAGCTGCATGCCTTCAATATAGCCCTTTTCTTTTGATGTTCGACCAACTAGTTTCCAAAAAGAAAAAATTTCACCCGGTTTAATAATCACACCATCAATTTCACCTGTTGCAATTTTTAAGTTTGTAATTTTATTTTCTTGTAACTGAGGATCGCTATTTCCTAATTTCCTTCTCAATAAGGATTGATGTTTTTTACAAGTGAATGGAAATGTATTCGTTAAGTCCCTTTGCTTTGCAAATCGATTTCTGTCTTTTAAATCTGTTAATGTTCTAAAAATTCTTTTTTGCTCGATTCTAGCATGATAAAAAAATGGATGAATTTCAGATAGTCCCAAAATGTTTCCTCCTTAAACACCTTAAAATAACCGGTAAAAAAATCAAAACAGCTCCATATTTCCTTGCTATAATTTAAATCTAACCACGAAAACTCATTCTTTTTTCATAAGATCACCCCCAACTTATGTATTAGATGAATTTCAAAATAATAAAGCTTCAAATCCACACGTTTGGACTTGAAACTTTAAGTTAATAAATTCCAATAGTGCCATTTTATAAATTGGACTCTTTAAACCATGTAAAACTTTCAAAAGAAATTGGCTAAAACAAAAATAATTGCACAATATAAATCAGCTGATATAATCATCAACCAATTATAAATAAAGATTAACTTTGCATTTATATCCGTTGTTAATACAGATTCATCTTTAATTTGTGTCTTCGATGAAGCAGCATCAACAGTCTTGTTCCTTTGCCTTAAATTAGGATTTAGATAATCAGCCTTTAAAAATCCATATTGAGGATTGACAATCGACAATATTTCCCTCCTCTGTAAAAGCCTCATTCATATAAATATGTTTGTTTAAATTAAAGCATTCTACATGTGACTAATTGTTTTTATTATTGGGAGTTCTACGGTGTTCACTTTTTGTGCTACCTTAAATATGGAGAATTTTTCATTAAGGATGTGTAAAAAACATGGATTTTTTAAATAAGACGGTGATTGTAACCGGCGCTGGACAGGGCATTGGAAAAGGAATCGCTTTGCTTTATGCAGAAAAAGGTGCAAATGTTGTGATAGCGGATATTGATGAAATAGCCGGATCAAAAACAGTTGATGTAATTAAAGAAAAAGAGGGAAACGCGCTTTTTGTAAAAACCGATGTAAAAGTTGAGGATGACATCATCCGCTTAATGGAAATTGCAAACCTTACATTCGGTCAAATTGATATTTTAATCAATAATGCAGGGAAATCAGTATTTAAGTCCCCTTATGAATTGTCAATCGAAGAATGGGACGATATTATCAACACCAATTTACGAAGTGTTTTCTTAGCATCAAGGGAAGCCGCAAAATATATGTGAAATAATAAAGAAGGCGGCTCCATCGTTAATATTGCTTCCACACGGGCCATTATGTCTGAACCGAATTCAGAAGCCTATGCAGCAACAAAAGGTGGAATTGTTGCATTAACTCATGCGCTTGCAGCATCATTTAGTGCAGATCGAATTACCGTGAACGCGATTTCCCCAGGTTGGATTGAAACAGGCGATTATTCCAAATTACGTAAAATTGATCACGAGCAGCATTTATCAAAACGTGTCGGAAGACCAGACGATATTGCGCGCGCTTGTCTCTATTTAACAGCGAAGGAAAATGATTTCGTGACAGGCATTAACCTTGTTGTGGATGGTGGAATGACAAGAAAAATGATTTATGAGGAATAGCAAAAACTAAAAACAGGCTGGGACAAAACTAGCTTCAAGATAGGAAAACGAGAATTTGATCCAACTCAAATTCTCCTTTTTCCATTTCTCTCCATTATTTTTGGTCAGTTGATCAGTCAAGTATATTTTATTAATTTGTATATGTTTTTAATTTAGTTGTAGTTGTGAGGGGGTACCCCCTCACAACTAAATTTTGGCATGCCCAAAAGACCTAACGATTTTTAATTTTTTCGAAAGGTCATTTATGGTATAGTGTAGTTAATCGATTATTTAACTTAAGGCAGTTTCATAATCGTATAAAATGCCATGTGTCAGTAACTGGAACGTCACTTTTAAAAATTTATTGATACAGGCGATAATCGCAACCTTATGAGGCTTTCTCTGAGGTTGTGTTTTTAATTTATAATCGTAATCTACAAAATGATTCGGTTTATTTTTCTTCTTCATAATCATGGCACACACCATAAAATATAAAAGCTTTCGCAAGTGTTTGTTACCTCTTTTATTAATACGATCACGATACTGTGTATTCCTCGATTGATAGCGCATAATATCAATTCCCGCATAAGCATTCAATTGTTTAGCATTTTGAAAGCGACGAATATCCCCCATTTCCCCAATTAATCTACAAGCAGTAGAATCACCGATACCAGGGATGGAACGTAAAACCATATACTCTTTTCGATTTTTTGATAAAGTAATCATTTGTTGGACAAGTGCTTCTTTTTTATCCTTTAATTCTGCTATTCGATTTGCGTAATCACGGACTTGTTCACATCGCACATCGGTAGATTCAATCGCTGGATCACTATTTTGAGCAGCTTCTAATAAAGCAATTGCTTTTTTCTCTGCACGTTCTAAAGAAAGGTTCTTTCTTGTATTCGCTTTTAGGCGATTCTTAATGACAGTTTTAGAGTGAGCTAAAACAAGTGTTGGGTGAGGGTATAGTTGTACTATATTTAAAAATAGTGCAGAATTTGGTGTCAGTATTTTTTCTAATTCTGGAAAACTCAATTGTAAAATGGAATGCATACGATTTTTTAATAACATCATTTCTTCATCAATTTCATCATCATAACGTGTCAATGCCCGCATCTGCTCATAATAATCATCTTGGATATAGGTTGGTTCTCTCTCCATTTTAAAATGTGTTTTGGCGAATTCATGAGCATCGCTTATATCGGTTTTATGTCGACACATCTTCGCCATTTGTCAGTTCGCTTCAAGGGGATAATATGCATAACCGTAATCTTTTAAAAATGCTTCCATCGGTTTTGAATAAACACCTGTTGCTTCAAATACAATGTCTGGTGCTTGGTCATCAAGTGATGTATGTAATTGTTCAAAATCTCTTCGTGTATGATTGATTTCACCTTCTAAAAATCCCTGAGGCTGGTCGACTTTTCTTCACTTCTACTATAAAAAAATAGTAGCACAAACCTTGACCTTGGTTTGTACTACTAATCTTAGTATGTTTTTATTCTTGTATAAATAAGGGGATTTTTGGATATAGTAAACAAAAATGGAAGGGTTGAGCGATGAAAATTCATCATCTTCTTGTCATTTTAGTAGCTTTTTTATGTTTAGGATTTGCCGTTTATTTATACTTTGAAGAAGAAAAAAACGATGAATCACTCATGAAAAAAGAAGTATCCTATACCAATCATGAATCGGCGCATTTAAAAAATTATTGTGAAAAGGGGGAAATGCAATCTCCCATCCAAATAAAAAATAAAAATGTTCTTCCTCAACAGACGCCGGCTATTGAAATTTTTTATGGGGAGGAACCATTCATACTCAAAAAACAAGGGTATACATTAGAAGCTGTTTCGAAATCGAGGGTAAGCTACATTACAATAGACAAGAAACCATACAAACTGGACTCTTTTCATTTCCATGTGCCAAGCGAACATCAAATCGATTACCAAAGATATGAAATGGAACTGCATCTTGTGCACAAAAATAATAAAGGAAAGATTGCGGTCATTGGCGTTTTGATTGAAGCAGGCAAAGAAAACGAAATGGTGGAAGAATTATGGAATTTTTTGCAGGATGATCGATTAAAGGAGAAGGAAATTGAATCTATTCATCTATTGTCATTGATACCTGAGCAAAGGTCTGCCTTTTACTATTCAGGCTCATTGACTACCCCTCCGTGTACTGAAGGTGTTCATTGGATTGTATTTGAATCTCCAATCGATTTTTCAAACAAACAAATTGCTTCATTTTATCAAGTTTATGGCTATAACAGTCGTCCGCTACAGCCAATAAATGGCAGGGACATATACAAATTATCCGTTCAGTAATAATAGTTTCAAATAGCTAAGGGGCGTCTGAAAAAACATTTTGAGACGCCTCAGATAAAATATTATCTTCCAAATTCTTCTGAAATAAAAAAACATCGTTCGTAAGTCAGAAAAAGAATAAGAATAGAAGAAAG encodes the following:
- a CDS encoding YqhG family protein produces the protein MLAEQIHDYLRTFFTVTGCEITEEAPDYLTVQLTADIDKRIMNRPFYWQFVESTKAEPNPLKVTFITKKHENQDIRGEYIHYGSMRMHQIFQATKDLGCFVQMYENMEGASLFPWVGANFKVSYHTDQTKEMLFSLGINLIHGSVKSNFQDWLIERTLTKEFPKNAYCLPYIVSPIRAIERLETAIENYIGHDDMTWAEEAEKRWRREQEILNHFYEGVIEKPEVYEIEKEALRERFQPRIKIEIVSGGIFYLK
- a CDS encoding helix-turn-helix domain-containing protein translates to MTFYKYPKEFMLKLIHFYLMGDYSFEKLARQYKIHQSTLKEWVRKYEAFGEAVFHFNFSPRCYTREQKIQEVEDYLSGEYSLLELMKKHQISGRTILMKWVKKYTSHCDIKDSGKGLSKTMTKGRKTTLLERMEIVDFCLKHHKNYQLAAQTYQVSYQQVYQWVKKFELHGEEGLQDRRGRTKSEAELTTECPL
- a CDS encoding DMT family transporter, translated to MKEITLGIFAALFFAVTFILNRSMELSGGSWLWSSSLRFFFMLPFLIAIVSYRTGFENLHREMRENTSKWLLWSFVGFVLFYAPLTFAAAYGPGWLVSGTWQLTIVAGVLLAPLFVTVVDNKIIRQKIPLTSLFISSIILIGIMLIQIPQGKEVTFNHLLLGVIPVVIAAFSYPLGNRKMMELCGSRIDAFERVLGMTIASLPAWIILAVIAICTVGLPSMNQVIQSFIVAVSSGVIATTLFFIATDRVRDHQGKLAAVEATQSMEVVFVIIGEMMILGVPLPDPIALFGLAIIIVGMLLHSYHTAIIGKKSDLSEKAKLLK
- a CDS encoding 2,3-butanediol dehydrogenase: MKAALWYNAKDIRVEDINEPKVTPGRVKIQVAWTGICGSDLHEYVAGPIFIPVEKPHPISKEMAPIVMGHEFSGTVVEVGEGVTKVKVGDKVVVEPILACGQCPACLKGKYNICKHLGFHGLSGGGGGFSEYTVVDERWVHKMPEGLSLEQGALVEPAAVALHAVRMSKLKAGDKTVVFGAGPIGLLVIEALKVAGASEIYAVELSKERREKALELGATAVMNPAEEEDVVAKIKELTNGGVDVAFEVTGVPAVLKQAIDSTTFEGETVIVSIWEKEASLQPNNIVLSERTVKGIIAYRDIFPAVMNLMTKGYFPAEQLVTKRIKIDDIVKEGFETLVNDKQQIKILVSPK
- a CDS encoding VanW family protein, whose amino-acid sequence is MGLSEIHPFFYHARIEQKRIFRTLTDLKDRNRFAKQRDLTNTFPFTCKKHQSLLRRKLGNSDPQLQENKITNLKIATGEIDGVIIKPGEIFSFWKLVGRTSKEKGYIEGMQLKMGEVKTGIGGGICQLANLLYWMALHTPLVVIERHHHSFDPFPDSGRTLPFGSGASVFYNYVDLRFYNPTNQSFQIKVWVTDKHLKGAIFSNEEMPYSYHIEERNHQFLQKDGKNYRQNEIWKKTYDKVTGQMVKEELLIKNFSEVKYPIPINNEEISMNN
- a CDS encoding IS110 family transposase, coding for MAKMCRHKTDISDAHEFAKTHFKMEREPTYIQDDYYEQMRALTRYDDEIDEEMMLLKNRMHSILQLSFPELEKILTPNSALFLNIVQLYPHPTLVLAHSKTVIKNRLKANTRKNLSLERAEKKAIALLEAAQNSDPAIESTDVRCEQVRDYANRIAELKDKKEALVQQMITLSKNRKEYMVLRSIPGIGDSTACRLIGEMGDIRRFQNAKQLNAYAGIDIMRYQSRNTQYRDRINKRGNKHLRKLLYFMVCAMIMKKKNKPNHFVDYDYKLKTQPQRKPHKVAIIACINKFLKVTFQLLTHGILYDYETALS
- a CDS encoding carbonic anhydrase → MKIHHLLVILVAFLCLGFAVYLYFEEEKNDESLMKKEVSYTNHESAHLKNYCEKGEMQSPIQIKNKNVLPQQTPAIEIFYGEEPFILKKQGYTLEAVSKSRVSYITIDKKPYKLDSFHFHVPSEHQIDYQRYEMELHLVHKNNKGKIAVIGVLIEAGKENEMVEELWNFLQDDRLKEKEIESIHLLSLIPEQRSAFYYSGSLTTPPCTEGVHWIVFESPIDFSNKQIASFYQVYGYNSRPLQPINGRDIYKLSVQ